Proteins from a genomic interval of Candidatus Rubidus massiliensis:
- a CDS encoding von Willebrand factor type A domain protein gives MSIFFAIFAVMMPKGNGEYPPSLLKDQQLVEGRMPAHEIAFYLDVSSSMNSLDAQLKQSRLDDGRLIIDQIVQKLRGETASLSVFTSTSELIVPPTLDQFYFRLILRNTKIDQNDVTGTSIKMALENYKQKVEEDPYNKNRTLILISDGGDNQFDLSLNKEQDKQNFIHLVETLKPFNVRIFTIGVGSKEGVYIPNFLYEGQKVFTKLNDELLKVISEASGGSYFASNSFSTSDLSNQVTSLMRKNLQPIFSGSLGSLSDYIIYQDFFQYFLFFALLLLALYIFYPKLPKSKIIPIIILFIPSVIFSVEDFVVMGKADEREKAIQLIQQELLKPHSYYQTQVLLYDLGTLYLKNGNESKAIETFQKISNESTNHLLEYRLFFNLGYAYYQNGVRFSSPLNLKRAFNAMKKAQIALCQWQADIDLAKCESSENIIKATLKIKHELAQFFDKQYLYYENFNYIVIKLLYGLQRLLSFDSLLNNDYYNSFIGESVGEWEKLHEKFKKEFTIFSRQIQSDLADVYSETNKALNLFFTNLKEGQVNENAYLEASKGLKQIFTYLTKEQPYLFFEDIYPFFQAQMNASFYDPYWTRVFSNLIDVFPDQDKAKLISASLKSAQKLDEANDYINARLSLIRADYYLQKQLIVLNPNLSFFVRKIKKWILQLTFIQLYPELFIEEEKNLLDEISNFSQGILQLEQAEVAKRNCHFHPWNEVVPILEKGVGAVERSLQVSNKVEKVFWQDQAISSWNKALDSYESNYHLEGCQKDNVDSPQLSPEVQKAMQELQEMENQTIHSLPANLNKAKEGLRPW, from the coding sequence ATGAGTATTTTTTTTGCCATTTTTGCAGTTATGATGCCAAAGGGCAATGGTGAATATCCTCCTTCCTTACTAAAAGATCAGCAACTTGTTGAAGGACGTATGCCAGCTCACGAAATAGCCTTTTATCTCGATGTTTCCTCTTCTATGAACTCTTTAGACGCACAACTTAAGCAAAGTAGGTTAGATGACGGAAGACTAATTATTGACCAAATTGTACAAAAATTAAGAGGGGAAACTGCTTCACTATCAGTGTTTACTTCAACGTCGGAGTTAATCGTTCCACCAACTTTAGATCAATTTTATTTTCGTCTTATTTTAAGAAATACCAAAATTGATCAAAATGATGTTACGGGCACAAGTATAAAAATGGCCTTAGAAAATTATAAACAAAAGGTTGAAGAAGATCCCTATAATAAAAATCGAACCCTTATTTTGATTAGTGATGGTGGTGACAATCAATTTGATTTAAGCCTAAATAAAGAACAAGACAAACAAAACTTTATTCATTTAGTGGAAACATTAAAACCTTTTAATGTAAGGATTTTTACTATCGGTGTCGGATCTAAGGAGGGGGTTTATATCCCCAATTTTTTATATGAAGGGCAAAAGGTTTTTACAAAGTTAAACGATGAACTGTTAAAAGTGATTAGTGAAGCAAGTGGTGGAAGCTACTTTGCTTCAAATTCTTTTTCTACGTCCGATTTGTCAAACCAAGTGACAAGTTTAATGAGAAAAAATCTCCAACCTATTTTTTCAGGGTCTTTAGGCTCTTTATCGGATTACATAATTTACCAAGATTTTTTTCAATATTTCCTTTTTTTTGCTCTATTGCTTCTAGCGCTTTATATTTTTTATCCGAAACTTCCAAAGTCAAAGATTATTCCTATAATTATCCTTTTCATCCCTTCTGTTATTTTCTCCGTAGAAGATTTTGTGGTAATGGGGAAAGCTGACGAAAGAGAGAAGGCTATTCAACTTATTCAGCAAGAGCTTCTCAAGCCCCATTCTTATTACCAAACACAAGTGCTTCTTTATGATTTAGGCACTCTCTATCTTAAAAATGGAAATGAAAGTAAAGCTATAGAGACATTTCAAAAGATTTCAAACGAAAGCACTAATCATTTATTAGAATATCGATTGTTTTTCAATTTAGGCTATGCCTACTACCAAAATGGAGTTAGGTTTTCAAGCCCTCTTAATTTAAAAAGAGCATTTAATGCTATGAAGAAAGCTCAAATAGCTCTTTGTCAATGGCAGGCAGACATTGACTTAGCCAAATGCGAATCTTCAGAAAACATAATTAAAGCTACTCTAAAAATTAAACATGAGTTGGCACAATTTTTTGATAAACAATACTTATATTACGAAAATTTCAACTATATTGTTATCAAGCTTCTTTATGGGCTTCAAAGGCTTCTTTCCTTTGACTCACTTTTAAATAACGATTATTACAATTCCTTTATAGGGGAAAGTGTGGGAGAGTGGGAAAAACTACACGAAAAATTTAAAAAAGAATTCACTATATTTTCACGGCAAATTCAATCAGATTTAGCAGATGTCTATTCTGAAACAAATAAAGCTTTAAATCTTTTTTTTACAAATTTAAAAGAGGGTCAAGTAAATGAAAATGCTTATCTAGAGGCGTCTAAAGGTTTAAAGCAAATTTTTACTTACTTAACCAAAGAGCAACCCTATCTTTTTTTTGAAGATATTTATCCCTTTTTTCAAGCGCAAATGAATGCAAGCTTTTATGATCCTTATTGGACACGAGTTTTTTCAAATTTGATAGACGTATTTCCAGATCAAGATAAAGCTAAATTGATTTCTGCCTCATTAAAGTCGGCGCAAAAGCTGGATGAGGCTAATGATTACATAAATGCAAGACTCAGTTTGATCCGCGCGGATTATTACTTACAAAAACAGTTAATTGTCCTAAACCCCAATCTATCTTTTTTTGTTAGAAAAATAAAAAAATGGATTTTGCAACTTACCTTTATTCAACTTTATCCTGAATTGTTTATAGAAGAAGAAAAAAATTTATTGGATGAAATTTCTAACTTTTCTCAAGGAATTTTACAGTTAGAACAAGCAGAAGTTGCCAAACGAAATTGCCATTTTCATCCTTGGAACGAAGTCGTGCCAATTTTAGAAAAAGGAGTGGGTGCTGTCGAACGCTCCTTACAAGTTTCAAATAAAGTCGAGAAAGTTTTTTGGCAAGATCAAGCCATTTCCTCTTGGAATAAGGCTCTCGATAGCTATGAAAGCAATTATCATTTAGAAGGATGCCAAAAAGATAATGTTGATAGTCCTCAGCTAAGCCCTGAAGTTCAAAAAGCTATGCAGGAACTGCAAGAAATGGAAAATCAAACAATTCATTCATTACCAGCTAATTTAAATAAGGCAAAAGAGGGATTGAGACCATGGTAA
- a CDS encoding putative O-linked N-acetylglucosamine transferase, SPINDLY family: MKRLLFPFIFLLLFSSFYFFVYLENTFFSLKEYPHLVEAQKLYEESLDTKKIGKKEELLNHALTLYLDEINTQNLDLSNGKIYFNLANIFFHLEKYPLAIFYYQKAQQLRPRDIKVKTNLHQALKAQGIKPTSEDHNWQKIFFFHYKFSTAEKLQMLSIFVLATFITASIALWFFPIFQWFSWLFLAISTFLILSICYTSYLQPLRGVIIEPTNLYISPSKESEILNKEPLIGGESVEVIDVLEKGTWLKVHLNNDLIGYIYYKKILLE, from the coding sequence ATGAAACGTCTATTATTTCCTTTTATTTTTTTATTACTGTTTTCTTCGTTTTATTTTTTTGTTTATCTCGAAAATACTTTTTTTTCCCTTAAAGAATATCCTCATTTAGTTGAGGCTCAAAAGCTTTATGAAGAAAGTTTGGATACAAAGAAAATTGGTAAGAAGGAAGAATTACTAAACCATGCCTTAACTTTATACTTAGATGAGATTAACACTCAAAATTTAGATTTAAGTAATGGAAAAATTTATTTTAATTTAGCCAATATTTTCTTTCATTTAGAAAAATATCCTTTAGCCATTTTTTATTATCAAAAGGCTCAGCAATTACGTCCAAGAGATATTAAAGTAAAAACCAACCTTCATCAAGCGTTAAAAGCACAAGGAATAAAACCTACGTCAGAGGATCATAATTGGCAAAAAATTTTTTTCTTTCACTATAAGTTTTCCACGGCTGAAAAACTACAAATGTTAAGTATTTTTGTTTTGGCTACTTTTATTACAGCTTCTATTGCTCTATGGTTTTTTCCAATTTTTCAATGGTTTTCATGGCTTTTTTTAGCTATTAGCACATTTTTAATTTTAAGCATTTGTTATACATCCTACCTTCAACCTTTACGAGGCGTTATTATAGAACCGACTAACTTATATATTAGTCCTTCCAAAGAATCTGAAATTTTAAATAAAGAACCACTTATTGGAGGAGAGTCAGTCGAAGTAATTGATGTTTTAGAGAAGGGAACATGGCTTAAAGTGCATTTAAACAATGATTTGATCGGATATATATATTACAAAAAAATCTTGCTAGAATAG
- the rtpR gene encoding Adenosylcobalamin-dependent ribonucleoside-triphosphate reductase, with amino-acid sequence MKNTKPTARAMATALRTYHRPVREGESALESWDQVVDRVIYHQRWLWERAVNRPLNEREETELDELRGLILNRYIAPAGRTLWLGGTELSRKRESCMFNCSYTHVETVYDLVDVLWLLLQGCGVGFRPITGTLNGFRRPLDEIKVIRSKNLDRKGVENNVETYDPETQTWSIKVGDSAIAWAKAIGKLVAGKFPAKTLVLDFSEIRPAGTRLKGYGWISSGDEQIAKAFKAIAQILSNRSDQLLTRMDILDIVNWLGTILSSRRSAQIALFEYGQPEWDEFAVAKKEWWLKGNAHRQQSNNSLLFKTKPTRKELEDVFQLMLDAGGSEPGFINAVEAERRAPWFKGCNPCVEILLGNKSFCNLTEVNVLAYKGDKVGLERALFLAARMNYRQTMVNLRDEILQEAWHLNNEFLHLCGVGLTGIRARPELTAYDFKRMRNIAVSAAYGMANELNAPLPKNVTCIKPSGTVSKIMGTEEWGEVPEGVHKPMAKYIFNHITYSKHDPLVAKFKAAGYDIMEKPYEPESVLVKFPVKYTTVPFERVSVNRANGIVEEMEINTETAVQQLEWYRLLQETWCEQNVSNTISYDPSEVPEIIDWLLENWGCYVGVSFLLRVRPEITPEEIGYAYLPQVAVTKEVFEKYESKLKKIDYMGLEMRDDLLEEACLTGACPVR; translated from the coding sequence ATGAAAAATACAAAGCCAACAGCTCGAGCAATGGCTACAGCTTTGCGAACTTATCACCGTCCTGTCCGGGAAGGGGAATCGGCCTTAGAAAGTTGGGATCAAGTTGTAGATAGAGTGATTTACCATCAAAGATGGCTATGGGAAAGAGCGGTCAATCGTCCCTTAAATGAAAGAGAAGAAACAGAACTTGATGAATTACGTGGACTGATTCTTAATCGGTATATTGCACCAGCTGGAAGAACACTATGGCTAGGGGGAACAGAATTAAGTAGAAAACGTGAATCTTGCATGTTTAACTGTTCTTATACGCATGTAGAAACAGTTTATGATTTAGTAGATGTTTTATGGTTATTGTTGCAAGGATGTGGCGTTGGTTTTCGTCCTATAACTGGTACGCTAAATGGTTTTCGTCGTCCTTTAGATGAAATAAAGGTCATTCGTTCTAAAAACCTTGATCGCAAAGGTGTAGAAAACAACGTAGAAACATATGATCCAGAAACTCAGACATGGTCGATTAAGGTAGGGGATTCTGCTATTGCATGGGCAAAAGCCATAGGAAAGCTTGTAGCCGGTAAATTTCCAGCTAAAACTTTAGTGCTAGACTTTAGTGAGATAAGACCTGCTGGAACTCGTTTAAAAGGATACGGATGGATCTCATCTGGTGATGAGCAAATAGCAAAAGCCTTTAAAGCTATCGCTCAAATCTTGTCTAATCGTTCCGATCAATTGCTCACTCGTATGGATATTTTAGATATCGTTAATTGGTTGGGAACCATTTTATCTTCTAGACGCTCCGCTCAAATTGCTCTTTTTGAATATGGACAACCAGAATGGGATGAATTTGCGGTTGCAAAAAAAGAGTGGTGGTTAAAGGGCAATGCTCATCGTCAACAGTCTAACAATAGTCTTCTTTTTAAAACAAAGCCTACGAGAAAAGAATTAGAAGATGTTTTTCAGTTAATGTTAGATGCTGGAGGCTCAGAACCTGGGTTTATAAATGCTGTAGAGGCTGAAAGAAGAGCGCCCTGGTTTAAAGGTTGTAATCCATGTGTGGAAATTTTGCTCGGTAATAAGAGCTTTTGTAATTTAACGGAAGTAAATGTTTTAGCTTATAAAGGTGATAAAGTTGGTTTAGAAAGAGCTCTCTTTTTAGCTGCGCGTATGAACTATCGCCAAACAATGGTAAATTTACGCGATGAAATTTTGCAAGAAGCGTGGCACTTAAATAATGAATTTTTACACCTTTGTGGAGTTGGACTAACAGGCATTCGTGCACGTCCAGAACTAACAGCTTACGATTTTAAGAGAATGCGCAATATTGCAGTTAGCGCAGCTTATGGAATGGCTAATGAATTAAATGCGCCTCTTCCAAAGAATGTGACCTGTATTAAGCCAAGTGGAACTGTTAGTAAAATAATGGGAACAGAAGAGTGGGGTGAAGTACCTGAAGGGGTTCATAAACCTATGGCTAAGTATATTTTTAACCATATTACCTATTCTAAACATGACCCGCTTGTTGCTAAATTTAAAGCTGCCGGTTATGACATTATGGAAAAACCTTATGAACCAGAATCTGTACTAGTCAAATTTCCAGTCAAATACACAACTGTACCTTTTGAAAGAGTGAGTGTAAATCGCGCCAATGGCATAGTAGAAGAAATGGAAATTAACACAGAAACTGCTGTGCAACAGTTAGAGTGGTACCGTCTTTTACAAGAAACTTGGTGTGAGCAAAACGTGTCTAACACGATTTCTTATGATCCATCAGAAGTTCCAGAAATCATTGATTGGTTGTTAGAAAACTGGGGATGTTATGTAGGGGTGTCTTTTCTTTTACGTGTAAGACCTGAAATTACCCCAGAAGAAATAGGGTATGCCTATTTACCCCAAGTGGCTGTAACTAAAGAAGTTTTTGAAAAGTATGAGTCTAAATTGAAGAAAATAGACTATATGGGATTAGAAATGCGCGATGATTTATTGGAAGAAGCTTGTTTAACCGGAGCTTGCCCAGTTCGCTAG
- a CDS encoding Transposase, IS30 family, with translation MGIKRINFEERELISNLVSQGKGVREIARHLSRSPSTISTELRRFHLKRAEYKAVAAQEHYCLMKRKAGRKKKIDQRFIPILQILINDKYFSPHQVSEFLKHQYPNLKEFHVSHETIYQFIYASGINFRLRRKRKGRRKRGTYKQRPFIIPNRVSIRERPKEVNSRVTPGHWEGDLIIGKNHQSAIGTLVERASRLVKIVWIGEKRDSESVLNAFAKSLEELPSHMKQSLTYDNGIEAYKHEEFTKKTGMSVYFADPGCPWQRGTNENTNGLIREFFPKSTELGIYDKLDLKRVEDLLNERPRKILNFASPKDVFNKMASL, from the coding sequence ATGGGCATTAAAAGAATCAATTTTGAAGAACGAGAGTTAATCTCAAATCTAGTCTCTCAAGGCAAGGGTGTTAGGGAAATCGCAAGACATTTAAGTAGAAGTCCTTCAACTATTTCTACTGAATTGCGCCGCTTCCACTTAAAAAGGGCTGAGTATAAAGCAGTTGCGGCTCAAGAACACTATTGTCTTATGAAAAGAAAAGCTGGCAGAAAGAAAAAAATAGATCAAAGATTTATACCCATTCTTCAAATTCTAATTAACGATAAATATTTTTCACCACACCAAGTCAGTGAATTTTTAAAACATCAATATCCAAATTTAAAAGAATTTCATGTTTCGCATGAAACTATTTATCAATTTATATATGCCTCAGGAATAAATTTCAGATTGAGAAGAAAAAGAAAAGGTCGCCGAAAGCGAGGGACGTATAAGCAAAGACCATTTATAATTCCAAATAGGGTTTCCATTCGTGAAAGACCAAAAGAAGTTAACTCAAGAGTTACTCCGGGCCACTGGGAGGGTGATTTGATTATTGGAAAAAATCACCAATCTGCCATAGGAACATTAGTTGAAAGGGCAAGTCGATTAGTAAAAATAGTTTGGATAGGTGAAAAAAGAGATTCAGAATCAGTTTTGAATGCATTTGCAAAAAGCCTTGAAGAGCTTCCTTCACATATGAAACAGAGCCTAACTTATGATAATGGAATTGAAGCGTATAAACATGAGGAGTTTACGAAAAAAACTGGAATGTCAGTTTATTTTGCAGATCCTGGATGTCCATGGCAAAGAGGCACAAATGAAAACACTAATGGCTTAATTAGAGAATTCTTTCCAAAAAGCACTGAATTAGGTATTTACGATAAGCTAGATTTAAAAAGAGTAGAGGACTTATTAAATGAACGCCCAAGGAAAATCTTAAATTTTGCCTCTCCAAAAGATGTTTTTAATAAGATGGCTTCTTTATAA
- a CDS encoding putative phosphoesterase, whose amino-acid sequence MTIWAIADIHLAISTPQKTMEVFGPSWKSYHQKIQDNWNDLVSPNDLVLIAGDISWAMRIEEAKIDLDWIHALPGTKVMIKGNHDYWWGSLNKLQQILPPSIHLIQNNSFFWNGVAIGGARLWDSNEYNFDKIIEFQETPASVVIHEESKEDPKTTEKIFMRELGRLETSLKSMDPRARQKIVMTHYPPISFWENDKEPNASQVSRLLEKYKVNACIFGHLHAVKKNLHPFHTKNGVEYIFVAGDYLDFKPVKVLDL is encoded by the coding sequence ATGACAATTTGGGCCATCGCAGATATTCATTTAGCCATTAGTACTCCTCAAAAAACAATGGAAGTTTTTGGACCTAGTTGGAAAAGTTATCATCAAAAGATTCAAGATAACTGGAACGATTTGGTCTCGCCTAACGATTTAGTTTTAATTGCCGGAGACATTTCTTGGGCTATGCGTATCGAAGAAGCTAAAATTGATTTAGATTGGATTCATGCCCTTCCCGGAACTAAAGTTATGATCAAAGGTAATCATGATTATTGGTGGGGATCTTTAAATAAACTGCAGCAAATTTTACCCCCTTCTATTCATTTGATCCAAAATAACTCGTTTTTTTGGAATGGAGTTGCCATTGGCGGAGCACGTCTTTGGGATTCTAATGAATATAACTTTGATAAAATTATTGAATTTCAAGAAACACCCGCATCAGTTGTTATTCATGAAGAAAGTAAAGAGGATCCAAAAACTACTGAAAAAATTTTTATGAGAGAGCTTGGCCGTTTAGAAACAAGCTTAAAGAGCATGGATCCACGCGCACGTCAAAAAATAGTTATGACCCATTATCCACCAATCAGTTTCTGGGAAAATGATAAAGAACCCAATGCATCCCAAGTGTCACGATTATTAGAAAAATATAAAGTAAATGCTTGCATATTTGGGCATTTACACGCTGTAAAAAAAAATCTACACCCTTTTCATACGAAAAATGGTGTAGAGTATATTTTTGTTGCTGGGGACTATTTAGATTTTAAGCCTGTGAAAGTGTTAGACTTGTAA
- the glgC gene encoding Glucose-1-phosphate adenylyltransferase: MPFSTNLSSHSSLKEKTKNDSPSVNMNRVATIILGGGKGTRLHPLTLSRSKPAISFGGKYRLIDIPMSNSINSGCFKIFIITQFLSSSLHQHIYKTYRMGTFSSGFIEFLSAEEKPENKNWYSGPADAVRQNLDYFIEAPADYFLILSGDQLYNMNFQDMMRYAKLTDADLVIASTPINEQDAKRMGVLKIDKDQYITDFFEKPSKPNDLKKMRMNAKSKASLGLNSTSDKEFLGSMGIYLFKRQALLKLLEIDLREDFGKHLIPSQLHLGNTATYIHKGYWEDIGTIESFYQANIALTHEHPLFNCYDEDNPIFAHQNNLPGPKIKNGSILDSIICEGSTVESCYIQNSVLGPRTVLKQGAVVKNSYIMGNDFYQRPVPTNRLPEDIEIGENTIIENSIIDKHVHIGKNVKLINEKKLLNYNSDDIYIKDGIIVVTRGASIPDNYVL, encoded by the coding sequence ATGCCCTTCTCCACTAATTTATCTTCCCATTCATCACTAAAAGAAAAAACAAAAAATGATTCACCATCTGTTAATATGAATCGGGTGGCAACGATAATTTTAGGAGGAGGGAAAGGAACAAGATTACATCCTTTAACCTTAAGTCGCTCCAAACCGGCCATTAGCTTTGGGGGAAAATATCGTTTAATCGACATCCCAATGTCTAATTCCATTAATTCTGGCTGTTTTAAAATTTTTATTATCACACAATTTTTATCTTCATCACTCCATCAACATATTTATAAAACTTACCGTATGGGTACTTTTTCCTCTGGTTTTATTGAATTTCTATCCGCTGAAGAAAAACCAGAAAACAAAAACTGGTATTCAGGGCCAGCCGACGCAGTTCGTCAAAATTTAGATTATTTTATAGAGGCTCCAGCTGATTATTTTTTAATCTTATCGGGTGACCAGTTATATAATATGAACTTTCAAGACATGATGCGGTATGCAAAGTTGACTGATGCTGATTTAGTCATAGCCTCTACTCCTATAAATGAACAAGATGCTAAACGGATGGGTGTATTAAAAATAGACAAAGATCAATACATTACAGATTTTTTTGAAAAACCCTCTAAGCCCAACGATTTAAAAAAAATGAGAATGAATGCAAAATCCAAGGCATCCCTTGGATTAAATTCTACTTCTGACAAAGAATTTTTAGGATCAATGGGAATTTATCTATTTAAAAGACAAGCCCTTTTAAAACTTTTAGAAATTGACTTAAGAGAAGATTTTGGAAAGCATTTGATCCCAAGTCAACTACATCTCGGAAATACAGCCACTTATATTCACAAGGGATATTGGGAAGACATAGGAACCATTGAGTCTTTTTATCAGGCTAATATTGCTTTAACCCATGAGCATCCCCTTTTTAATTGCTACGATGAAGATAATCCGATCTTTGCTCACCAAAATAATCTTCCGGGACCTAAAATTAAAAATGGATCCATTTTAGATTCTATTATTTGTGAGGGATCAACAGTTGAGTCTTGTTATATACAAAATAGTGTTTTAGGACCCCGTACTGTTCTAAAACAAGGTGCAGTGGTAAAAAACTCTTATATTATGGGTAATGATTTTTATCAAAGGCCAGTTCCTACCAATCGTTTGCCAGAAGATATTGAGATTGGGGAAAATACAATTATAGAAAATTCTATTATTGACAAACATGTTCACATAGGAAAGAATGTTAAACTTATTAACGAAAAAAAACTTCTCAATTACAACAGTGATGACATCTACATAAAAGATGGCATTATAGTGGTAACAAGAGGGGCTAGCATACCAGATAATTACGTATTATAA
- the artJ gene encoding ABC transporter arginine-binding protein 1 precursor, whose product MRNFLVLSEKKILLIFSLLVVLSFIYVLMLSNKPSFTVHIAQPETWNFVDRQGSSIKAFTDELLLEIAKQENFEIKIYSIPSGYLLESLAKKHYLGIVYNLNPIFYKNVYLFSRPIFYLGPVILIRTKDDFYTFDDFDHKLIGVENGSYNNSLANLPGSIIIPYETTAGALADLEKEKIDGVIVDNLFANELIQGQNKGKFKVAILCCLRII is encoded by the coding sequence GTGAGAAATTTTTTGGTGTTATCGGAAAAAAAAATATTACTTATTTTTAGTTTATTAGTTGTTCTTTCATTTATATATGTCTTAATGCTGAGTAATAAACCATCTTTTACAGTACATATAGCCCAGCCCGAAACATGGAATTTTGTGGATAGACAAGGCTCAAGTATTAAAGCATTTACAGATGAGCTCTTATTAGAAATTGCTAAACAAGAAAATTTTGAAATCAAAATTTATTCGATTCCTTCTGGTTATTTATTAGAAAGTTTAGCAAAAAAACACTATCTTGGAATTGTCTACAACTTAAACCCTATTTTTTACAAAAACGTCTACCTTTTTTCTCGTCCAATATTTTATTTAGGTCCAGTTATTCTAATTCGTACCAAAGATGATTTTTACACTTTTGATGACTTTGACCACAAGCTGATAGGTGTTGAAAATGGGAGTTATAATAATTCGTTAGCAAATTTACCCGGAAGTATCATTATTCCCTATGAAACAACAGCAGGGGCTTTGGCGGACTTAGAAAAAGAAAAAATAGATGGAGTTATTGTTGATAATCTTTTTGCAAATGAACTAATTCAAGGCCAGAATAAAGGAAAATTTAAGGTAGCAATACTTTGTTGTCTGAGGATAATTTAA
- a CDS encoding YHS domain protein: MANQKDPVCGMNVEQNQHSTQHHGKEYKFCSKECQEKFKKNPEQYSKK, from the coding sequence ATGGCTAATCAAAAAGATCCTGTATGTGGAATGAATGTTGAGCAAAATCAACACAGCACTCAACATCATGGAAAAGAATACAAGTTTTGCTCAAAAGAATGCCAGGAAAAATTTAAGAAAAATCCAGAGCAATATTCCAAAAAATAA